A genome region from Labilibaculum antarcticum includes the following:
- a CDS encoding ATP-binding protein: protein MKRKQLIASLLFWLFLMGMSFSWNYHLVVSNNQMVVLNKSRSFFDQILVTRAWSSEHNGIYVPITEKTKPNPYLKDPFKNITSTDGIKLTKINPSYMTRQIAELNKNNYNLQFHITSLNPIRPENKATENEAKALNEFELGAKEKLEFHENDTVHEYMYMAPLVTQKSCLKCHSHQGYQEGDIRGGISISFPAEPYTNGVNKQILSLSIVHFIILILGYAGIILYHINTKKHFSIIKIKNEELNKIISTKDKFFSIIAHDLRSPISTILGYLDLLQTDYNSFSKEEQIDFISNINESAKSSFKLLNNLLLWARSQQNRIMLDVQKHNLKSTITEAIDAYLSSSKLKKISIELLVPEEIFIYSDSFTLQCVISNLFNNAIKFTPKNGVIFIKAKQENGFAEIQIIDNGVGIPEERINKLFKIEESVSTKGTNDEKGTGLGLLLCKEFIEKNNGSIQIVSKINKGTRVIFRIPTTPQS, encoded by the coding sequence ATGAAAAGAAAACAATTAATCGCATCACTTCTCTTTTGGCTGTTTCTTATGGGAATGTCCTTTTCATGGAATTATCATTTAGTTGTTTCCAACAACCAAATGGTAGTGTTAAATAAATCAAGATCTTTTTTCGACCAAATATTAGTTACACGTGCATGGAGTTCTGAACACAATGGAATTTACGTTCCAATTACAGAGAAAACGAAACCAAATCCATATTTAAAAGATCCATTTAAAAACATTACGAGTACAGATGGAATTAAATTAACTAAAATAAATCCATCCTACATGACTCGTCAAATTGCCGAGCTTAATAAAAACAACTACAATCTTCAGTTTCACATCACCAGCTTAAACCCAATTCGTCCGGAAAATAAAGCAACAGAAAATGAAGCGAAGGCTCTTAACGAATTTGAGTTGGGAGCAAAAGAAAAACTTGAATTTCACGAAAATGATACTGTTCACGAGTACATGTACATGGCTCCTTTAGTAACTCAAAAATCCTGCCTGAAATGTCATTCACATCAAGGCTACCAGGAAGGTGATATTCGTGGAGGAATCAGCATTTCTTTTCCTGCAGAGCCATATACTAATGGTGTTAACAAACAAATTTTATCATTAAGCATTGTACATTTCATTATTCTTATTTTAGGCTACGCAGGTATTATATTGTACCACATAAATACTAAAAAACATTTTTCAATAATTAAAATAAAAAATGAAGAACTAAATAAAATTATTTCCACAAAAGATAAATTCTTTTCAATAATTGCTCATGATCTAAGGAGTCCAATATCTACAATTTTAGGCTATCTTGATTTGCTTCAAACAGATTATAATAGTTTTTCAAAAGAAGAACAGATTGATTTTATCAGCAACATAAATGAATCTGCAAAAAGCTCGTTTAAACTTTTAAATAATTTATTGCTTTGGGCAAGATCACAACAAAATAGGATTATGTTAGATGTCCAAAAACACAATCTTAAATCTACAATCACCGAAGCTATAGACGCTTATTTATCCAGTTCTAAACTGAAAAAAATAAGTATTGAGCTTTTAGTCCCTGAAGAAATTTTCATTTATTCCGATTCATTTACTCTACAATGCGTAATTTCCAACCTATTCAATAACGCCATCAAATTCACACCAAAGAATGGTGTAATTTTCATTAAGGCAAAGCAAGAAAATGGGTTTGCTGAAATCCAAATAATTGATAACGGAGTTGGAATTCCTGAAGAGAGAATTAATAAGCTTTTTAAAATAGAAGAAAGCGTTTCTACCAAAGGAACTAATGATGAAAAAGGCACAGGATTAGGATTACTACTTTGCAAAGAATTTATCGAAAAAAACAATGGATCAATTCAAATAGTAAGTAAAATTAACAAAGGGACTAGAGTTATATTTCGAATTCCCACAACACCTCAATCATAA
- a CDS encoding PAS domain S-box protein, whose translation MSDNNQHMSPDEFERKLFEYKERIAELEKLVEEVKMERDNFSQSLESTDIIKRADILYNATNQGIIIRNHEGDIIYANPSASKILGIEKEFLLTFESFEPRINNILPDGSIMTKETHPARIAIITGKEVTNAVLGVYNPKQQAYIWINITATPIINKETGLVERVFTIFEDITERLDAEKRLKEGEAKAKALLDTIPDLILRISRDGKVIDFHGEQIGLFQKGKSIVNLNIRKVFDPDLALEFMQFMEDAFDSGKVQVFDYRQDIEGRGICFFEFRISSSGEREITAIIRDVTEQKRLQRKSIETTRRLTTLMRNLSGMAYRCLADESWTMLYVSHGVVNLTGYTPEELNYNSIIAYNDIIHPDDKKYVADAVYEGSVKNKRFSIEYRIISKDGALKWVFEQGITVKDKMNQPLFIEGYIADITIRKLAEQKLIQSENKFRILFNYLNEAVFVHPWKESNFQKFVEVNDTAIKRYGYSREEFYKLTPSNLSFRDEFSDINADTIRKTLRDKGAISFETNHVTKSGKIFPVVINANLIELSGDKFIQSIVHDLSDRKTSEAKLKHKTEIEQLMIGISADFIGSSIKDVDQLIDRALKNIGEFTNTDRSYVFLINENGTILNITNEWCRDSVVSMIEKSKKIPIEDFQSWIKKFQQREHLYLPQSKLSSEANEKQLGKLHSDLKSLLVLPILSHESLLGFVGFDSIFKDKEWDSEDINLLYTFADVLAGVISRRNFEQKLIFAKEKAEESDQLKSTFLASMSHELRTPLNAIIGFSGLINSNSPIDKIEKWNEIVKSSGQHLLKIIESIFDVSLFQAKEAKIRMDEFSLADLFLILKQYVKAELKKSNKTNLITRLECTPNDDNLYLKSDKTKLIQLLTNLLNNAIKYTKSGKITYGYRVEDSDITFYVSDTGIGILPEHTKVIFDIFRQIDEPSFGMQSGVGLGLAICKEISKLLDGELWLSSEKNKGTSFYFRLRGVVHLQLGEIETTGKRFSPPLLRDKTILVVEDIEFNYLLIDEILAPTLAKVIWAKNGEEAVKIIEANTPVDLILMDIKMPVMNGYNASKQITNVNPNIPIIAQTAYAMKGDKKKIFELGFKGYISKPIDKMVLYQILYKFLQLNIVSKD comes from the coding sequence ATGTCTGATAACAATCAACACATGTCACCTGATGAATTCGAAAGAAAACTTTTCGAATACAAGGAAAGAATAGCAGAGTTGGAAAAGCTGGTTGAAGAAGTGAAGATGGAAAGAGATAACTTTTCACAAAGTCTGGAGAGCACAGATATTATTAAAAGAGCTGATATTCTCTATAATGCAACAAATCAGGGAATAATAATTAGAAACCATGAAGGAGATATAATATATGCAAATCCTTCTGCTTCAAAAATACTTGGTATTGAGAAAGAATTTTTATTAACCTTTGAAAGTTTTGAACCTCGGATAAATAATATACTTCCAGATGGTTCTATAATGACTAAAGAAACACATCCTGCTAGAATTGCAATAATTACAGGTAAGGAAGTTACGAATGCTGTCCTGGGAGTTTATAATCCTAAACAACAGGCTTACATCTGGATTAATATTACAGCAACTCCTATTATTAATAAGGAGACTGGACTGGTAGAACGGGTTTTTACCATATTTGAGGATATCACTGAAAGACTAGACGCCGAAAAACGGCTGAAAGAAGGTGAGGCAAAAGCGAAAGCATTGCTTGATACAATTCCAGATCTTATCTTAAGAATCTCAAGAGATGGAAAAGTGATAGATTTCCATGGAGAGCAAATTGGTTTATTTCAAAAAGGAAAGTCAATAGTAAATTTAAATATCCGTAAAGTATTTGATCCTGACTTAGCTCTGGAATTTATGCAATTCATGGAAGATGCATTCGATTCTGGAAAAGTACAGGTTTTTGATTATAGGCAGGATATTGAAGGTAGGGGAATATGTTTTTTCGAGTTTAGGATTAGTAGTAGCGGTGAAAGAGAAATTACTGCCATTATTCGCGATGTAACGGAACAGAAAAGGTTGCAACGTAAATCGATAGAAACTACAAGAAGACTAACAACTTTAATGAGGAATCTTTCTGGGATGGCATATCGATGTTTGGCTGACGAATCCTGGACTATGCTATATGTAAGTCATGGCGTGGTAAATTTAACGGGTTACACACCCGAAGAGTTGAATTATAATAGCATTATTGCCTACAACGATATTATACATCCTGACGACAAGAAATATGTAGCGGATGCGGTCTATGAGGGAAGTGTGAAAAATAAAAGGTTTTCCATTGAGTACAGAATAATTAGTAAAGATGGAGCTCTTAAATGGGTGTTTGAGCAAGGCATAACTGTAAAAGATAAAATGAACCAACCTTTATTTATCGAAGGATACATTGCTGATATTACTATCAGAAAACTTGCAGAACAAAAATTGATACAGAGTGAGAATAAATTTAGGATACTTTTTAATTATCTAAACGAAGCAGTGTTTGTTCATCCATGGAAAGAATCCAATTTTCAAAAATTCGTAGAGGTAAACGATACAGCTATTAAGCGTTACGGTTATTCTCGAGAAGAATTTTATAAACTCACACCTTCTAATTTGAGTTTTCGGGATGAATTTAGTGATATTAACGCAGATACAATAAGGAAAACTTTGAGAGATAAAGGGGCAATTTCTTTCGAAACTAATCATGTAACCAAATCAGGTAAAATTTTTCCAGTTGTGATTAATGCAAATCTGATAGAATTAAGTGGGGATAAATTTATCCAATCTATCGTTCACGATTTAAGTGACCGTAAAACATCAGAGGCAAAATTAAAGCATAAAACAGAAATAGAACAGTTGATGATTGGTATTTCTGCTGATTTTATTGGTTCATCAATTAAGGATGTTGATCAATTAATTGATCGTGCTTTAAAAAATATAGGTGAATTCACAAATACTGATAGGAGTTATGTGTTTTTAATTAATGAAAATGGAACAATCCTTAACATTACGAATGAATGGTGTCGTGATAGTGTCGTTTCGATGATTGAAAAATCAAAAAAAATACCAATAGAGGATTTTCAATCGTGGATTAAAAAGTTTCAGCAACGCGAACATCTGTATTTGCCTCAATCTAAACTATCTTCTGAGGCTAATGAGAAGCAGCTTGGTAAATTACATTCTGATCTTAAATCGTTGTTAGTACTTCCAATATTATCACATGAATCTTTGCTCGGTTTTGTAGGTTTTGATTCAATATTTAAGGATAAGGAATGGGATTCTGAAGATATTAATTTACTCTACACTTTTGCTGATGTTTTAGCGGGGGTAATTAGCCGAAGGAATTTTGAACAGAAACTCATCTTTGCAAAAGAAAAGGCTGAAGAAAGTGATCAATTGAAATCTACATTTTTGGCTTCTATGTCGCACGAATTAAGAACCCCTTTAAATGCTATTATTGGATTTAGTGGATTAATTAATTCAAATTCTCCGATTGATAAAATTGAAAAATGGAACGAGATTGTAAAATCAAGCGGACAACATTTATTAAAGATAATTGAATCGATTTTTGATGTATCCCTTTTTCAGGCAAAAGAGGCGAAAATTAGAATGGATGAATTTTCCCTAGCCGATTTGTTTTTAATACTTAAGCAATATGTAAAGGCCGAATTAAAGAAGAGTAATAAAACGAATTTAATTACTCGCTTGGAGTGTACTCCAAATGATGATAATCTGTATTTGAAATCAGACAAGACAAAGCTAATTCAGTTGCTTACCAATCTCTTGAATAATGCAATCAAATATACGAAATCAGGGAAGATTACCTATGGGTATCGGGTTGAAGATTCGGATATTACGTTTTATGTGTCGGATACTGGAATTGGAATTTTACCTGAGCATACAAAGGTGATTTTTGATATTTTCCGACAGATTGACGAACCAAGTTTTGGCATGCAATCAGGTGTTGGGTTAGGCTTGGCAATTTGTAAAGAGATTTCAAAATTGTTGGATGGTGAATTGTGGCTCTCGTCAGAGAAGAATAAAGGAACGAGTTTCTATTTTAGATTAAGAGGTGTTGTTCATTTACAATTGGGAGAGATAGAGACTACTGGAAAAAGATTTTCACCACCTTTATTAAGGGATAAGACCATTCTTGTTGTTGAGGATATTGAGTTTAATTATTTGTTGATTGATGAAATTTTGGCGCCCACTTTAGCAAAAGTAATTTGGGCAAAAAATGGAGAAGAGGCAGTGAAAATTATTGAGGCGAATACACCTGTTGATTTAATATTGATGGATATTAAAATGCCGGTTATGAATGGTTATAATGCTTCAAAACAGATAACTAATGTTAATCCAAATATTCCAATAATAGCTCAAACTGCATATGCAATGAAAGGTGATAAAAAGAAAATATTTGAGCTTGGTTTTAAAGGATATATTTCAAAACCGATCGATAAAATGGTTTTGTATCAGATTTTATATAAATTTTTGCAGCTTAATATTGTATCAAAAGATTGA
- a CDS encoding Lrp/AsnC family transcriptional regulator yields the protein MENLDQTDKTILRILQSDSKKTAKEIASMLSLTVSPVYERIRRLENQGFIKKYVAILDKTRIGKTVTAMCQVSMRYHNEAFIDEFVEQIQDLQEVQECYHVAGQVDFILKIHVRSLEEYHEFVRYKLSKIKNIGNLNSTFVIKEIKQTTEYYI from the coding sequence ATGGAGAATTTAGATCAAACGGATAAAACAATTCTGAGGATACTTCAGAGTGATTCAAAAAAAACAGCAAAAGAAATTGCGTCGATGCTGAGCCTGACAGTGTCGCCAGTTTATGAGAGAATTAGAAGACTTGAGAATCAGGGGTTTATTAAAAAGTATGTGGCTATTCTTGATAAAACGAGAATTGGAAAGACTGTTACCGCAATGTGTCAGGTTTCAATGCGATACCATAATGAGGCTTTTATAGATGAATTTGTAGAGCAGATTCAGGATTTACAGGAAGTTCAGGAGTGTTATCACGTGGCTGGCCAGGTCGATTTTATTCTCAAAATTCATGTCCGAAGCCTCGAAGAGTACCACGAATTTGTTCGATACAAGCTTTCTAAAATTAAGAATATTGGTAATTTAAACAGCACATTTGTAATCAAGGAAATCAAACAAACAACTGAGTACTACATATAG
- a CDS encoding NAD-dependent epimerase/dehydratase family protein has protein sequence MKKEIILIIGANGQIGSVLTKSLQEKFGVDCVVASDLRNSPNLNGIFEVIDATDYEQIQSVVTKYGITQIYHLAAILSAKGEQAPLTTWDINMKTLFNVLEVARLNNLDKVFYPSSIAVFGDEADLDNTPQDAFLNPATVYGISKSSGENWAQYYFLRYGLDVRSLRYPGIIGYQSLPGGGTTDYAVDIYHKAVLKEEFTCFLNEDCELPMIFMEDAIRATIELMDAPKESIKVRTSYNLAGVSFSPADMAISIQKIYPDFKIKYEADFRQEIASKWPNSIDDSKAKEDWNWKPEYDLEAITNTMIEKLTGQYKAEQPELENIG, from the coding sequence ATGAAAAAGGAAATAATTTTAATAATTGGTGCAAACGGACAAATTGGTTCCGTTCTAACAAAATCTCTTCAAGAGAAATTTGGAGTAGATTGTGTTGTTGCATCCGATTTGAGAAATAGTCCTAATTTAAACGGTATTTTTGAAGTAATTGACGCCACAGATTATGAACAAATTCAATCTGTTGTTACAAAATACGGAATCACCCAGATTTATCATTTAGCAGCTATTTTATCAGCAAAAGGAGAGCAAGCTCCATTGACTACCTGGGATATCAATATGAAAACCCTTTTTAATGTATTGGAGGTAGCCCGATTGAATAATCTGGATAAAGTATTCTACCCTAGTTCAATTGCTGTGTTTGGCGATGAAGCCGATTTGGATAACACACCACAGGATGCTTTTTTGAATCCGGCAACAGTTTATGGAATCAGCAAGTCTTCAGGTGAAAACTGGGCACAATATTACTTTTTGCGTTACGGATTAGATGTTCGATCGCTACGTTACCCAGGTATTATTGGTTACCAATCTTTACCCGGTGGCGGAACAACTGATTATGCAGTTGATATTTATCACAAAGCAGTTTTAAAAGAAGAATTTACTTGCTTCTTAAACGAAGATTGTGAATTGCCAATGATATTTATGGAAGATGCCATTCGCGCAACCATAGAATTAATGGACGCTCCAAAAGAATCAATAAAAGTAAGAACATCATATAACTTAGCAGGTGTAAGTTTTTCTCCTGCAGATATGGCTATTTCAATTCAAAAGATTTATCCTGATTTCAAAATTAAATACGAAGCTGATTTCAGACAAGAAATAGCATCAAAATGGCCCAATTCGATTGATGATTCGAAAGCAAAAGAAGATTGGAACTGGAAGCCTGAATATGATTTGGAAGCAATAACCAATACAATGATTGAGAAGCTAACAGGACAGTACAAAGCAGAACAACCAGAACTTGAAAATATAGGTTAA
- a CDS encoding alpha/beta hydrolase family protein, producing the protein MKKSILAILLCLVIGSLMAQNSKVPLSHADYDNWKNLKNQLISSNGDWITYEVNPQKGDGYLYLYQVSTGKLDSVARGYKAIFSPESEILSFNIKAQFDTIRQAKVKKIKKKDLPKDSLGIWNLKENSILRFPELESFKMPKEKGDWMAFLLKMPKEEKDSLITDSIEKPETKTKDEKGTKDKEKIEKGELVILNFLSGKEYRREDVSDYALSENGNAVSFVQVEGDSIQTSKVNWFTSKDEQVKTIFEQEGLAKKTAIAPDGDQLSFIFSADTLKNKTFALYYQNAKLVQPKVLVDTISKDIQKDWTVSENGDIYFSKNGEKLFFGVAPRPINEPKDTLLDDEKYHVDVWNWKDPLLQPQQKVQAEKEKKRTWLAVYHALDDKVLQLGNKNLPDVKLYDEGNSKFALGSSSLPYQQLASWDDWYSDYYVVNTKSGKKDLVLEKKNSRVSISPAQKYLIWFETQDSIWYSYQIENRKTVALTKNIRANFYDEIHDTPSDPSPYGIVGWTKGDAEVIISDRYDFWKLDPTGVKGSENFTNSFGRRNKIRFDYVKLDEDKLFIDLKKPVLLSAFHEFTKKSGFYRLQEDEEPEKLVFEDASFKSPVKAKDANRLIWTRSTFKDYPNLWTGNMRFTDPKQVSDANPQQKNYLWGDVELVKWTSGDGEELQGLLYKPENFDPNKKYPMLVYFYERSSDALHRHHVPQPNWSIINPSYCVSNDYLIFMPDITYHKVGYPGESAYSSVVTGTLSMMDRYSFIDKENIGLQGQSWGGYQIAYLVTRTNLFKCAMAGAPVTNMTSAYGGIRWGTGMSRMFQYEHTQSRIGGTLWNSTLQYIENSPIFFAPKIETPLLMMHNDHDGAVPWYQGIELFVAMRRLQKPCWLLSYNDEDHNLKKRPNRVDLSIRTMQFFEHYLKGKPAPEWMVDGIPAVKKGTTDAYDLKK; encoded by the coding sequence ATGAAAAAATCAATACTTGCCATATTGCTTTGTCTCGTAATTGGCAGTTTAATGGCGCAAAATAGTAAAGTCCCATTGAGTCATGCCGACTACGATAATTGGAAGAATCTTAAAAATCAACTCATATCTTCAAACGGTGATTGGATCACTTATGAAGTAAATCCTCAAAAGGGTGATGGATATCTTTACCTGTATCAGGTAAGCACAGGTAAATTGGATTCAGTAGCCAGAGGATACAAAGCAATATTTTCTCCAGAAAGTGAAATTTTAAGTTTCAATATTAAAGCTCAGTTTGATACCATCCGACAAGCGAAAGTGAAGAAGATTAAAAAGAAGGATTTGCCAAAAGATTCCTTGGGAATATGGAATTTGAAGGAGAATAGTATCCTGCGTTTTCCAGAATTGGAATCGTTCAAGATGCCTAAAGAAAAGGGGGACTGGATGGCTTTTTTATTGAAAATGCCAAAGGAAGAAAAGGATTCTTTGATTACCGATTCAATTGAAAAGCCTGAAACAAAAACCAAAGATGAAAAGGGAACGAAGGACAAAGAGAAAATTGAAAAAGGAGAGCTCGTTATCTTAAATTTCTTATCAGGGAAAGAGTACCGTCGCGAAGATGTTTCTGATTATGCTTTATCTGAAAATGGAAATGCTGTTTCTTTTGTTCAGGTTGAAGGGGATAGTATACAAACTTCGAAGGTAAATTGGTTCACTTCTAAAGATGAACAAGTTAAAACTATTTTCGAACAAGAAGGACTTGCAAAAAAAACAGCTATAGCTCCTGATGGGGATCAGCTTTCTTTTATTTTTTCTGCAGACACTCTCAAGAATAAAACTTTTGCCTTGTATTATCAAAATGCAAAATTGGTTCAGCCAAAAGTATTGGTGGATACGATAAGTAAGGATATTCAGAAAGATTGGACGGTAAGTGAGAATGGAGACATATATTTCTCAAAAAATGGAGAGAAATTGTTTTTTGGCGTAGCACCAAGACCTATTAATGAGCCAAAAGACACATTGCTTGATGATGAAAAATATCATGTTGATGTATGGAACTGGAAAGATCCTTTGTTGCAGCCTCAACAGAAAGTACAAGCCGAAAAAGAGAAGAAAAGAACTTGGTTAGCTGTGTATCATGCGTTAGACGATAAAGTTTTGCAATTAGGTAATAAAAATTTACCTGATGTGAAATTGTACGATGAGGGGAATTCCAAATTTGCTCTTGGATCCTCGTCATTGCCTTATCAGCAATTAGCTTCGTGGGATGATTGGTATTCGGATTACTATGTGGTAAATACAAAATCGGGAAAGAAGGATTTGGTGCTGGAAAAGAAGAATTCACGTGTGAGTATTTCACCTGCTCAGAAGTACTTGATATGGTTCGAAACTCAGGATAGTATTTGGTATTCGTATCAAATAGAGAATCGTAAGACTGTGGCATTAACCAAAAATATTAGAGCTAATTTTTACGATGAAATTCACGATACTCCAAGTGATCCTAGTCCATATGGAATTGTGGGATGGACAAAAGGAGATGCCGAAGTAATTATTAGTGATCGATATGATTTTTGGAAGTTGGATCCGACTGGAGTGAAAGGCTCGGAAAATTTTACCAATAGCTTTGGTCGTAGAAATAAGATTCGCTTTGATTACGTGAAATTGGATGAAGATAAATTATTTATTGATTTGAAAAAGCCGGTTCTTCTGAGTGCGTTTCATGAATTCACCAAGAAATCTGGTTTCTATCGCTTGCAAGAAGATGAAGAACCTGAAAAATTGGTTTTTGAGGATGCAAGTTTCAAAAGTCCTGTTAAAGCAAAGGATGCGAATCGATTGATTTGGACACGATCTACTTTTAAAGATTATCCAAATTTGTGGACTGGTAACATGAGATTCACAGACCCAAAACAAGTATCGGATGCGAATCCTCAGCAGAAAAATTATTTGTGGGGAGATGTTGAATTGGTAAAATGGACTTCGGGCGATGGTGAGGAGTTGCAAGGTTTATTGTACAAGCCGGAGAATTTCGATCCCAATAAGAAATATCCAATGTTGGTTTATTTTTACGAGAGAAGTTCTGATGCATTGCATCGTCACCATGTACCACAGCCTAACTGGTCAATTATTAATCCAAGTTATTGTGTGAGTAATGATTACCTGATTTTCATGCCCGATATTACCTACCATAAAGTGGGTTATCCTGGCGAAAGTGCATATAGTTCTGTCGTAACAGGAACTTTGAGCATGATGGATCGTTATTCCTTTATCGATAAGGAAAATATTGGTTTACAGGGGCAAAGCTGGGGCGGATATCAAATTGCTTATTTAGTAACCAGAACAAATTTGTTTAAATGTGCAATGGCTGGAGCTCCGGTAACTAATATGACATCGGCTTATGGTGGAATTCGTTGGGGAACAGGTATGAGCAGAATGTTTCAGTACGAGCATACTCAAAGCCGTATTGGGGGAACTCTTTGGAACAGCACATTGCAGTACATTGAAAATTCACCAATATTTTTTGCACCAAAAATTGAGACTCCCTTATTGATGATGCACAATGACCATGATGGTGCTGTGCCTTGGTATCAAGGAATTGAATTGTTTGTGGCGATGCGCCGTTTGCAAAAGCCATGTTGGTTGTTATCCTATAATGATGAAGATCATAATTTGAAAAAACGACCAAACAGAGTGGATTTATCAATCAGAACAATGCAGTTTTTTGAGCATTATTTAAAAGGAAAACCAGCTCCGGAGTGGATGGTTGATGGTATTCCTGCTGTTAAAAAAGGGACAACTGATGCTTATGATTTAAAGAAATAG
- the cysQ gene encoding 3'(2'),5'-bisphosphate nucleotidase CysQ yields the protein MNLSKRKELLSAAITASLIAGKEILEVYNSQDFEIQTKSDNSPLTIADQRAHQAIVSILDELGIPVLSEEGEHLGYDIRKNWDYLWIVDPLDGTKEFIKRNDEFTVNIALIEKETSIAGVIYVPVYKQLYFSDKELGAFRMDDIVEWSGDLDQLIGESKILPLSQNRNSIRVVASRSHMNQETKDFISKLQKEHDEVELISKGSSLKLCMIAEGEAEVYPRYAPTMEWDIAAGHAIVSASGGKILHLNSNEEIAYNKEDLLNPWFICKIG from the coding sequence ATGAATTTAAGTAAAAGAAAAGAGCTTCTTTCAGCAGCCATTACGGCTTCATTAATTGCTGGGAAAGAGATATTAGAAGTCTATAATTCTCAAGATTTTGAAATCCAGACAAAATCCGATAATAGCCCTTTAACCATTGCCGATCAAAGAGCACATCAGGCAATTGTTTCAATCTTGGACGAACTTGGCATACCTGTTTTAAGTGAAGAAGGTGAACATTTGGGTTACGATATCCGGAAAAATTGGGACTATTTATGGATTGTTGATCCCTTAGATGGTACAAAGGAGTTCATAAAAAGGAATGATGAATTTACCGTAAATATTGCTCTAATAGAAAAAGAAACATCAATTGCAGGAGTTATTTATGTGCCTGTTTACAAGCAATTGTATTTTTCCGATAAGGAATTGGGTGCCTTCAGAATGGATGATATTGTTGAATGGTCTGGGGATTTGGATCAATTAATAGGTGAATCTAAAATACTCCCTCTTTCTCAAAATAGAAATTCTATTCGTGTGGTTGCATCTCGTTCTCACATGAATCAGGAAACCAAAGATTTTATCTCGAAGCTGCAAAAGGAGCACGACGAGGTTGAGCTAATTTCAAAAGGGAGTTCATTAAAACTGTGTATGATTGCTGAAGGAGAGGCAGAGGTTTACCCTCGATATGCTCCAACAATGGAATGGGATATTGCTGCTGGTCATGCAATTGTATCAGCTTCAGGAGGAAAGATTTTACATCTTAACTCAAATGAAGAAATAGCATACAATAAAGAAGATCTTTTAAATCCTTGGTTCATTTGTAAAATAGGATAG